tttaacagatattttttagtaactattagaatgatttttaaaattgaaaaaaaccaaaaaatatttttgcttgtcattaaagcgaaatataaaaattagaaaaaaatatagaaaagggACAATAGTGTGTCATCTGTAAGgactaacaataaaaaaaattttaaaaaagaaaacatgttctgaagtaaataataaaaaaaaaaaaactaattcagaGATGTATTATTCTTGGTTTAATCTTATTTAcaggcataattttttttcttttttaattgttgaaacatttttggAATGTcgataaatacaataaaagctTGATTATCCAGAGTATACAGGAAATCGACAAATTGCAGATCTGGGAAAATTCTAGCTATTTTGTCaccaaaaatctaaatttacgTTTCCTTTTTTTGAGAGTGCAATTTTAAACCATTCAGGACAACTAGCAAAGTTGTAGATCTAGATCTCCTAAATTAACTTATgccaaaattactttttctaaatatttatttttttaaatttctagttaatgaaatattaattactataaaataaaccacagaaatttaaattaaacattaaaaacacatgtttaaacaatatttgacttttttaaaacacttaaagtgaaaaagaatgtttaaaatataaaccaatgattgacatttaaaaaattgtatttaggTTTAGCATACctagcaaaataagaaaatttgataattaatagtAAAGTGACATTTTGTTCAtgatattgtatttatataatgtatttctattaattattatttttcatcatgtACAAATACAacttataatagaaaaatattcttattttactaaatatgtaaaaattcgaaggaaaaaaaaaagattgattacaaaaacaaattaagaatagATAAAAGTAATTgcacatgaaatatattttttcctgacattaagaaatgaaaatttaaaactattacgaaaaaattatatctttcgcaatgaatttaaaatttctttgaattagaaaattaaaccttttactaatttttttttcctgacttTTCCAGATCATTTAGTCATCCTGATcaataagtacaaaaaaaaactataagagTGTTTTTACGATGTAAGAAAAAGCAAAtcttactataaataaatacagcagatatactagtttaaataattctagACATACTGAATTAAGAAGCTTAATACTAACTTTACCTAAAAATAACAGCAGAGCTCGAAACTAGCAGCAGTTTCTTTGTCCGATACCCTATCGCAAAATAATTATCAGAGGTTCCCGGGACCAAAAGTCAATGTAAAGATTATATgctgctttatttttatgattttggttTTGTATTTCAGTCAGCATTTGTGACAGAATATCATAATCCCtcataattttgttctttcaacaattccttattttttatttaaattcactttattaaatcttttattctaagaaaaaatcTAACCAAGGCATATAAATAGACCAGTGATATTTTCTAGTTAACTAGTCCTTCAAACTAAcgactaaattttcttaaattctatCCATGTAACATTTcctgcaataaataaattttatttcaaaggatTAATTAGCAGAGAATGGAGTAATATAATGTAAACCATTAGCTTTTACATCACAATTAAAACATAAGTGTTGCAATATAATTAGCTATAGAACAGTAACAAAAAACATGGGAGTAACCTATGGTAATTGGAAAATtcggggatatttccgtatcgtgatctgccaTGCCagctacaatcgccaaggtgccaaatgcattttaaacttgcaatttttttttaaaaaaaaagcatgtagaTCTTTGCTTGGGGGTGGTTAAAACTGGCATAACTTAGCAATTActctgccacagatcacaatACGAAAATCTCCCTGAAAACTCAGTGATAATAACATCAACAGTTCTtgctagaaatttatttaaatgattcattAGCAGATAGTGGAGTAATACTATCCAAACCATTAGCTTTTACATCACAATCAAAACATAAGTATGAAGGATCTGCCATTACAATACTAGCAATACAGTAGTAACAAAAAACATGGGAGCAACCTATGGTATGTGGAAAATTTGGAATATCTCCACATATCATACATTCATTTAGCTGCATATGAAGTCTTCTGTATACATGATTCGAAGATCTTGACAAAAACGTACGTTTAAAATGACcttttattttgtgaatgttAATTAAAGGCATAATGAATCCGAGAAACTCTGCCAAACCATACCATAACATCTCTCGATGCACATTATCGTCCATGACACGGCGAATATCTTGAGGAGCAGTATAAAGAGGACGTAAGCGCAGCAATCGCTCTAATACAGAAGGATAATAAGATTTTTGAAGGAATATACTGAAGTTTAAAAgagttaacattttataaacgatgttaaagttattttcaaaattataagaagcaTCTACGATTGACATGCCAAATTCTGTGTTTGGCAAAGAAAGTAGCGATTTTCGTACTAATCTTTCCCAAAGCCATGGAAcacaaatactaaaaaatgcCAATATTCGAAGTTCGTTATTTGTAGCTGGATTATTGTTGTTAGTGTTACGATATTGAAGTTGAAAAAGATTTTGGCCAAATGTACCTCCGAGATATCTTAGTGGAaggtatttgaaacaaaatctgAAAAGTATATCAAATTCAGGACCTAATCGAGTTGTGAAAGAATtcggtaaatatttaaaagcctGACGGTAAtgagtatttaataaattagatagTTCTTCATCGAGACAAATTGCATCCAGCTGATCAACCCGACGGGCAAACTTTGACATTGTTGTTAGTTCTTGTAAACCTCAACAGAATTATTTCATGTaacaaaaagaaacttattttttaacagtcgACAAGCAGACAACTGCCAACAGAAAACAGCAGCGAGTTGAAAGTAAATTAGATATTCGCTTATAGCTTACTCACTGCCGCCGTGCAGAATGACAGAGCGCCCTCTATTCACAGCAAATAGCTCCATAAGGTTTTCattccttcaaaaattatttatccagGTAATTActgcttttattaaaatgttttccccCTTAACAAGTATAGagctttgtaaaaattatttttagtatacaTTTGCTgtaacaatttgaatttttatttaaaaatctatttttttctgtttttgtaaaatcatttccaatttcaggaagaaaaaaatttaaaaattaacttttatatttttaatttctttagttGAAAGTTTTatccctttaaattttttttcttctcagatTTGAAATCACCAAAGGAGTTAAAGTTTGGTTTGAAGAAACTTTAGAGATCACTCTGACTAGTTATTTATAATGAACCCACAAGTCTGCATATgtttgagaagaaataaatcacttattttaataaaaaggaaaaaatttataaaaaaataaccagtACTAAAAACCACTCTTACAAAACTAAGttattaaaagatagaaaaaaaggcatttatATACTAAGTGAgctattttgtaaataaactaaaaatatatttattagctTAGAAAGTcaatatactaaaaaatttaaagaaaattaatgattttctcATCTTTGCCCTATCTATTCTATTGCTTCTTTAATGGTatttaatctttcaaaacaTCGCGATAAGCATTTGTACTAGTCTAGTCTTTGCTATtattttcgttgtttttttttttttttttaattaaaaatgctttttttcacataaacgatatatttaggaaaaatattcttaatgaaTGTTAGCTTCTATTcactaaaccttttaaaataaaaattatatatttagatattatGATCACcataaaattccatttaaagataattttacatgctattaaattatttttgctcctCAGTTGCCGATTGATGAGAAggtttttgatttgttttatcaTCAAACTACTTagatatgaaataaatgataaataaaattttttaaagatatgttaatcagatatttaattttggtattGTTCGCAttatgcaaaagtttaaaacggTTGCTgttgaagaattttattaagtacttaaaggaaactttttcagagaaagcatttcaagtttatgtaaaatttgGAAACACAAAAGATAGCACATTcagctaaataattaaatttgttattaaccaagaaattctttataaaacaactttccaagtcaagttctttttcttttttaaccatgaaatgaataattattacagaagatgcaacatattttaatttgtgtataaAGGTTTACATAAGTTCAGAAAAGCAGATTGCAGCTACAGGAGTTTAAGAGAAATAactaatgtaaatatataattggtTTGTGAACTTGTTATGGATTTTCACtgtataataatacaatttcatACTCATTCTTTTAAACAGTACCAACCAGTTGTTTTAACACAAACTACAAAATTAGATTAAGTGATATTGTTTGTCAACATTATGTGATACACCCTGTACTTCATGAAAAcattaacattaaagaaaacattagactaataaattatgcttttattatacaatttcaATACACAGCAATTTTgccaaaacattaatttttgagcattttattacagcaatatttttgtTCCAAATTCCTACTAATTACAATACTGGCAGTATCCATCATTGGTATGTTGAGATTAAAAGTGTTTCCCCTCATAAGCAAAACACTTATATGGTCCCTCTCATTCTATTGTATTAAAACATGCACATAAGAAAACGGCAGTTATCCTTCAGCCTTTACAGCAGTTGTTTCAGTACTTGCAAGATCTACAACCTCTCCACCAGCTAATTCACCAGGCAACACACATTTCCAAAGTCCATAAGTTTTACCAACAATGGTTTGCCAAAGGCGCAGGGTGCCATCTTCACTGCCACTGGCATACAGTTCTCCATCAGGAGAAAATTGCACACAATGAACTGGACCAAAGTGGCCTTTAAaggattctaaaataaaattatgaaaaagaatgaataatttaaattattttaagcaaatactaCACTTataacaaactgaaaaaatatatatttctcgcTAGATGTAACATTTTAGCAAATTGCATTAGAGGAAATGATATTAAATCTAAgtaatagtaatatatttttttaactataattatttagtgacttaaaattttcattagtaacagtaaacaaattaaatcttcatacactataatttaaagtacaaaacttggagaaatttcataaacaaacacttttccttttcttcttcCACAATGCATTCCTGAACAATTAGCAAAAGGTTTTACTGCTGCACACATGtcattacatgttttaaaaataaagcagtcATGAAAATTGTGAGTAACAGTTATGACTAAGGGTTTCAAGTtataagaaatatgtaaaatcCAGTTTTTGGAACTATTGTACCCaaatctcaataaaatattcttaatcatTAAAGTATGACTATGAATTTAACACTCAagatttattttagagaaaaaaataaaatttttgaatttatattaaaaaataacagttatttatatcaaaacttTAATGAGGAAAAATTGGAAAGTGTCCCTTTCTTCCCGTATATCCCAGAGTTGGGGGAACATTTTAGACTGGGGCATTTCAGACAGACCCTGTGAAAAGGCTGTGGCAGAATTTAGACTTATGGTGGGTCATGACTATCTCGGGCACCACCTCCACCGCATTGGTATTCTTACGAGTCCGAATCGCCCACTCTTTAGGAAATTCAAAGTAATGGATAGGAAGCACTGGATGGGATGTTCGGCTGTACACGGAGACTCCGAGATGAAAAGATATTGGAGTGCTAGGCATCTGCTAATCAGTCATTGACTTTTTTCTCTAATCTATTTCATTTGCATACATTCTTGTTAAGAGTTTGTCAAtttctgccattggaaatataaaaaaatttatatgataccCCTGTCATATcaggattataatttttaatcctcttggcatataataaaaaaaaagcaatcttatattaaaataatttagttttagaaataataaatcaatacagCATCTCTCTCAATGAACAACTGTAGGGGATATGACAAGCCTGAATATTCTCGATCTTGTGGCTCGGCTTTCAGATAGGCACTCTATTTACTTTCAATGTATCCCCTCTCATGTTGGTATCATCTGTAATAAAACTGCTAATAGCCTGGCTAAGAATGCCTCTGCTGACATCCTGCATGTCAATGCCAGCCTAACTTTAACAGAAATCTCCTCAATCAAAAGGATGTAACTAAATGCCCTTTGAAAGAGACTTTGATGGAGTCATCAATGCAATATTTTGAGGAAGATGTCTCTCTCACACTTTTTGGGTGGTCGCATTAAATCCCTTATCTTTCAACAGAAGGGGGACTTTTTCCAGAGTGTCATTGATGCAAAGCTGATCAAGTCTCCCCCAATCCTATTCTCAAATGCTTAGGTTTTACTGTTCCTGAGATTTTAAGGGATCCTTAtcgttttttaaacttattagagAATTTTGGCTTTAGAGGTACATCATCTGGGATTGGAAAAAACAgaactaataaaactaaaaatcacatttattatcctttcttatttaaatattcataggggaaaaaaatctaaaataatttggcCATAACAACTAGAAAAATAAGCAAGCAGTACTTAACaatacacattattttttttataaaaaaaaaaaaaaaaaaaaaaaatacataatttNCCAGGGATGCCtgtctatattaagacagcattaaatgtttactttaatctgtactttcaatctcaagaatcaaaagatttttaaaaatgtaatttcaaatgtgttgggaatttaacacacaccaagaaagtaatttcgttaactaaaattaattaatgcagcaatttatttaaattaaattttaatactaagaaaagaaaataataaaagtatcaaaaatttaaaacactgttttttaacttttaaaatcaatatatatagataaaaaaaattagttgatttaaatcaatgatttttttaaaaaaaatcatttgatttaaatcatgatttaaatcaagctgatttaaatcaacaaaccctggCATCATCTGTAATAACATTGCTAATAGCCTGGTCAAGAATGCCTTTGTTGACATCCTGCATGTCAATCCCAGCCAACTTTAACAGAAATCTTCTCAATCAAAAGGATGTAACTAAATGCCCTTTGAAAAAGACTTTGATGGAGtcataaatgcaatattttgagAAAGATGTCTCTCTCACACTTTTTGGGTGGTCACATTAAATCCCTTAACTTTCAACAGAAGGGGGGACTTTTTCCAGAGTGTCATTGATGCAAAGCTGATCCGGCTTTCCCCaatcatattttcaaatgtttaggTTTTACTGTTCCTGAGATTTTAAGGGATCCATATcggtttttaaacttattagagATTTTTGGCTTTAGAGGTACATCATCTGGGATTGGAAAGGACAgaactaataaaactaaaaatcacGTTTATTATCcttccttatttaaaaattcatagggaaaaaaaatctaaaataacttGGCCATAACAACTGGAAAAATATGCAAGTAGTACTTAACAatacacattaatttttttataaaaaaaaaactaaatatcctATTGTAATTCCTGGAGTAGTTAAGtcttaagtattttcttaataacaatctatgtaattataataaaaaaatgtcagaaatttctggaattcataaataaatttgaatagtttataaaaaaaatttattttgaaaatgagatattgatatttcaatgcttattagaaaaaagaaagtttaaaaaattctgaaagctatATCTTTGTAAcaacaaaatttgtattttcctgaaataacgcgaaaacatcAAATGTAGTTTCAGAAATGTCAGTTAgggtatttcaaaaatatgcccGGTCGTGATTTTCAAtacatgaattttaatattttaagcccaatccagaaaaaataaatacccaaTCTATACATGGAAGGAAACTTAATATATGCTTACTTAAAGAAAACATTCAAATCCAATCTGAAATTCATAAATCACATGCCTGCATATTTacaaagactttaaaaaatttataaaaatatgcattaaataaaaataaagttttaagtttcattGCACCATTTTAGATAGAGATTTTTGTTACACAAAGtattaagaattcatttttttaaaattatacatggatattttttttagatatggatatttttcataaaactgcattataaatattgaataaatttaaaaaacaaccaaaataaatatttacgtacttagataataaatcaatttttttaatagtatttaaaactacaagcattctataattttcataagaaatcaagtaaaaagtaacattttaattaatttgttaggttacaaaattaaaagcaaatatttgttgcaaaaaatgttaaattttttttttaaataattcatttaatatttaaaaaacaaaattaaagtttctctttttgctatttccttttaaaacttttagaccTGATTAATTTGTCATAACATTGgaaattacgaagaaaaaaaacttaactgttttgtttatttttcgtaTTATATATATCGGacagcaaaataatatttacccatTTCTGCTCCATTTTCATAATCAAATTTATACATCTTAAAATCATCACCCCCGCACACAAAAACTGATTGATCAGGATGTAATGATGCACTGTTCACTTGAGTTGGCACACTGTACTCtttcagtttttcaaaactaGGAATGagacaaatgtaaaaaacatatataaaaaattgcatgcgCTAAAgatgtaactttttatttcatatgaaattACTTATTAAGGTCCCAAACAGACTTACTTGTTTAGATCCCAAAAGCTAACAGAGTGGCCATGAGTAATTACTAATATTTCTCCAGAGTTAGATATTTCTAAACTGCTTGGTTGAGTTTCTAGATCTAACTTCTTTATTTCTTCTAGAGATGTCACATCCCAGAATCTTAAAACAAAGGGAGTAAAACAATggtaagtacaaaataaaattgaaacaattatgtcattataaataaatctatcaAAATGTTGGCCAAATTCATTTACTAAGCAATGTGAGAGAGAGGGAGAGTGGAGGCAACCCGAAAAAACCCAAGTCGGTAGttttataattcctttttattattaaccaaTAAGCTATAGATATTAAGTTTatgataaagtaaaatacaaactaTAGATATCGAAAAATTAATACTTCCATTACTTCAATATAAtgagctttaaattatttaactaaatctaTTAACACAAACTATTAGAAATTGCAAATAATCAACTAAAGTATCCTCCCAAAAATTTTGGATGCTAAGTCATAATACGATTGGAACTACTGTTATAACAAGACAAATATATATCTTTAGAATCACAATTCAAtgaaataggaaataatttatttaattatttattaaaatagataaataatttatttaatactattttccCTGACTTGTGAATCTATTACATACtatttcaaatgatatttttaaaatatagcacCTTGCGTCTTTTAACTGGTAAAGAACTTGTTCAAGAATTCTTGTTCTGAAGTATTCCTTGTTGAAATATTACAGCTTATTCAAAACACTgcataaatacaattttcatgttaaaaatttactttgaaaattgatgtctttcatttgaattaaaataaataatttatttctttacttaaacATTTATTGGTTTCTCATAATTCTGAAACAGAATAGGCAAATCCTCTAAAGGTCATTGGACTCTATTactctcattaaaaatataactaatttatcAATGTAAATGACAttgataatatgtattaataattatggttattaatggcttaattattgataaattgatGGTATTTATGTAGCAAGGCTTACTCTAAGtttataacgaataaaaaaaatatgataaaattcgCAATtggtaagttttttaaaaaaaaaaaatccaataaatcCCCCCCAAAAAACCAGTGAGTTTAGTTTTTCCGGAAAAACTGGGGTTTCCTATGTGTGGAGGAGAtactaatttttccaaattgttTGCTTTTAGATCCGCAGTTACTTAAAATctactataatttattaatatttgtaatattacaCAATAATTTGTGTTAAACAATATTGaagtaaataattcatttagatAGTATAAATAACtcctgttatttataaaaagaaaagtaattttttttttatgcatttcattcAACAGACATAACagaaaaaagtgaaatgtataataatttctttaaaaaacaagaatttctcctaagtaatgaaactaaaaaagatTCTATGATTTCATTGCAATCTAAGGTATAAGAATACTCTTTTAACATGTAACCATAATccacacattaaaaatatatatttgtctacaatattaatattgttttgaatattgTCCATCTAGTAAGCTGTTGTAACATCACTTGTTCAAATCTAGCATTATACTggcatatatatattaatttacaatcaGGAGAGTTAAAAGAA
Above is a window of Parasteatoda tepidariorum isolate YZ-2023 chromosome 5, CAS_Ptep_4.0, whole genome shotgun sequence DNA encoding:
- the LOC107446836 gene encoding peroxisome biogenesis factor 2 — translated: MSKFARRVDQLDAICLDEELSNLLNTHYRQAFKYLPNSFTTRLGPEFDILFRFCFKYLPLRYLGGTFGQNLFQLQYRNTNNNNPATNNELRILAFFSICVPWLWERLVRKSLLSLPNTEFGMSIVDASYNFENNFNIVYKMLTLLNFSIFLQKSYYPSVLERLLRLRPLYTAPQDIRRVMDDNVHREMLWYGLAEFLGFIMPLINIHKIKGHFKRTFLSRSSNHVYRRLHMQLNECMICGDIPNFPHTIGCSHVFCYYCIASIVMADPSYLCFDCDVKANGLDSITPLSANESFK